In Streptomyces chartreusis NRRL 3882, the following are encoded in one genomic region:
- a CDS encoding membrane protein, whose amino-acid sequence MDRTVIAYVIYLLVSIGLTIWVARTLSRNGRIFLADVLHGNEKLADAVNHLLVVGFYLVNLGFVALYLSGDETITDTRGVFEALSTKVGVVLLVLGVMHLGNVYVLNRIRRRGAMEREQVPPVPPQGWAAPQAQA is encoded by the coding sequence ATGGACCGCACGGTCATCGCCTACGTCATTTACCTGCTGGTCAGCATCGGTCTGACCATCTGGGTGGCCCGCACGCTCAGCCGGAACGGGAGGATCTTCCTCGCCGACGTACTGCACGGCAACGAGAAGCTCGCCGACGCCGTCAACCACCTCCTGGTGGTCGGCTTCTACCTCGTCAACCTCGGGTTCGTCGCGCTGTATCTGAGCGGTGACGAGACCATCACCGACACGCGCGGCGTCTTCGAGGCCCTGTCGACCAAGGTCGGCGTGGTGCTGCTGGTCCTCGGCGTGATGCACCTGGGCAACGTCTACGTGCTCAACCGGATCCGGCGGCGCGGTGCCATGGAGCGCGAGCAGGTACCGCCGGTGCCGCCGCAGGGCTGGGCCGCCCCGCAGGCGCAGGCCTGA
- a CDS encoding D-alanyl-D-alanine carboxypeptidase family protein: MPAPKKTARRYLLVTSAVLSSLALAAPAAVAAPSPSGSPSASPSATPPASMSTVGGARLGQPGTQVNLASGVPVLPKDVSARSWIVADAESGDVLASHNAHWRLAPASTLKMLFADTLLPKFPRTSKHKVVPADLAGIGSGSSLVGIKEDETYTVHDLWLGVFLRSGNDAVHVLSAMNKGVDNTVKEMNEHAEELQALDTHVVSPDGYDAEGQVSSAYDLTLIARSGLQKKDFREYCSTVRAKFPGQTKKGKKGKTVRESFEIQNTNRLLSGDADLPVYQGIAGVKNGNTTNAGATFTGVAERDGKVLLVTVMNPQKPEHNEVYKETARLFDWGFKAAGKVQPVGELVPPKSAAQASSQPGVNPSGESGGSGSGAGGTAGTGSKPVASAPAADGSSGIGIALGITGGVLVLLAGGAFLVNRRWPLPDLVRRRTRP; the protein is encoded by the coding sequence GTGCCCGCACCGAAGAAGACCGCCAGGCGATACCTGCTGGTCACCTCCGCCGTCCTGTCGTCCCTCGCCCTGGCCGCGCCCGCCGCCGTCGCGGCCCCGAGCCCCTCGGGCAGTCCGTCGGCGAGCCCGTCGGCCACTCCCCCGGCGTCGATGTCGACCGTGGGCGGCGCCCGGCTCGGACAGCCGGGCACGCAGGTGAACCTCGCGAGCGGCGTGCCGGTGCTGCCGAAGGACGTGAGCGCCCGCTCCTGGATCGTCGCCGACGCCGAGTCCGGTGACGTGCTGGCCTCGCACAACGCGCACTGGCGGCTGGCCCCCGCGAGCACGCTCAAGATGCTGTTCGCGGACACGCTGCTGCCGAAGTTCCCGAGGACGTCCAAGCACAAGGTCGTCCCCGCCGACCTGGCGGGCATCGGCTCGGGGTCCAGCCTGGTCGGGATAAAGGAGGACGAGACCTACACCGTCCACGACCTGTGGCTCGGCGTCTTCCTGCGCTCCGGCAACGACGCCGTGCACGTGCTGTCGGCGATGAACAAGGGCGTCGACAACACCGTCAAGGAGATGAACGAGCACGCCGAGGAGCTCCAGGCCCTCGACACGCACGTCGTCAGCCCGGACGGCTATGACGCCGAGGGGCAGGTCTCGTCGGCGTACGACCTGACGCTGATCGCGCGCTCGGGGTTGCAGAAGAAGGACTTCCGGGAGTACTGCTCGACGGTCCGCGCGAAGTTCCCGGGCCAGACGAAGAAGGGCAAGAAGGGCAAGACGGTCCGCGAGTCCTTCGAGATCCAGAACACCAACCGGCTGCTGAGCGGCGACGCGGACCTGCCCGTCTACCAGGGCATCGCCGGCGTCAAGAACGGCAACACCACCAACGCGGGCGCCACCTTCACCGGTGTCGCCGAGCGGGACGGCAAGGTGCTGCTGGTGACCGTGATGAACCCCCAGAAGCCGGAGCACAACGAGGTCTACAAGGAGACCGCGCGGCTGTTCGACTGGGGCTTCAAGGCCGCCGGGAAGGTGCAGCCGGTGGGCGAGCTGGTGCCGCCGAAGAGCGCCGCGCAGGCCAGTTCCCAGCCCGGCGTGAACCCCTCCGGTGAGTCCGGCGGCTCCGGGAGCGGCGCGGGCGGCACGGCCGGGACCGGTTCGAAGCCGGTGGCCAGCGCCCCGGCCGCGGACGGCTCCAGCGGCATCGGTATCGCGCTCGGCATCACCGGCGGGGTGCTGGTACTGCTCGCGGGCGGCGCGTTCCTGGTCAACCGCCGTTGGCCGCTGCCGGATCTGGTGCGCCGCCGGACTCGCCCGTGA
- a CDS encoding phosphatase PAP2 family protein — translation MDDLDDLHDMDHRIVSALRACGTDPRVAGAARALSWAGEHAALWLAAGLAGAAVDGRRRGAWLRGTALTAGAHLVSMGVKRVVRRPRPAHVEPLVRTAGRHSFPSSHATSAAAAAVAFGALGARAVPPLAAAVCVSRLVAGVHYPSDVAAGAALGALTARLGARWMKGAAHHD, via the coding sequence ATGGACGACCTCGACGACCTGCACGACATGGACCACCGGATCGTTTCGGCGCTCAGGGCGTGCGGCACCGACCCGCGCGTGGCAGGCGCCGCACGCGCCCTGTCCTGGGCGGGTGAGCACGCGGCGCTGTGGCTGGCGGCGGGGCTCGCCGGAGCCGCCGTCGACGGCAGGAGACGCGGCGCCTGGCTGCGCGGGACGGCGCTCACCGCGGGGGCGCACCTCGTCAGCATGGGGGTGAAGCGGGTCGTGCGCCGCCCGCGCCCCGCACACGTCGAGCCCCTGGTGCGCACCGCCGGCCGGCACTCCTTCCCCAGCTCGCACGCCACCTCCGCCGCTGCCGCCGCCGTCGCCTTCGGCGCCCTGGGAGCGCGCGCCGTCCCGCCGCTCGCCGCCGCCGTGTGCGTCTCGCGGCTGGTGGCGGGCGTCCACTACCCCTCGGACGTCGCGGCGGGCGCGGCCCTCGGCGCGCTCACGGCCCGGCTCGGCGCCCGCTGGATGAAGGGAGCGGCCCACCATGACTGA
- a CDS encoding YihY/virulence factor BrkB family protein codes for MDWLKRLPVVGPFAERLMITHAWRSYERLDRVKWTRLAAAMTFTSFVALFPLLTVSATIAAATLSTEQQHKLQDKLAEQVPGISDQLDIAGLVDNAGTIGLIAGALLFFTGVSWAGSMRECLRAVWELPAEEENPVLRYAKDAGVLIGLGGALLVTIAASTVASAMIGWITRHLGIDEGGWSGVLLHIAAFLIAVLADFLLLLYVLTLLPGVEPTRHRLLVAALTGAVGFELLKLLLSGYLQGVAGKSMYGAFGVPVALLLWINFTSKLVLFCASWTATQSKEEDEVPGVTGESGGAPDPAAANGG; via the coding sequence ATGGACTGGCTGAAAAGGCTCCCGGTCGTCGGGCCGTTCGCGGAGCGGCTGATGATCACCCACGCGTGGCGGTCGTACGAGCGACTGGACCGCGTGAAGTGGACACGGCTGGCCGCCGCGATGACCTTCACGAGCTTCGTCGCGCTGTTCCCGCTGCTGACGGTGTCCGCCACCATCGCCGCCGCCACGCTCAGCACGGAGCAGCAGCACAAGCTGCAGGACAAGCTCGCCGAGCAGGTGCCCGGCATCTCCGACCAGCTGGACATCGCAGGCCTGGTGGACAACGCCGGCACGATCGGCCTCATCGCCGGCGCCCTGCTGTTCTTCACCGGCGTCAGCTGGGCCGGCTCGATGCGCGAGTGCCTGCGCGCGGTGTGGGAGCTGCCCGCCGAGGAGGAGAACCCGGTCCTGCGCTACGCCAAGGACGCGGGCGTCCTGATCGGCCTCGGCGGCGCGCTCCTCGTCACCATCGCCGCCTCCACCGTCGCCTCCGCGATGATCGGCTGGATCACCCGGCACCTGGGCATCGACGAAGGCGGCTGGAGCGGAGTCCTGCTGCACATCGCCGCGTTCCTGATCGCCGTACTCGCCGACTTCCTGCTCCTGCTCTACGTCCTGACACTGCTGCCCGGCGTGGAGCCCACGCGTCACCGTCTGCTCGTCGCGGCGCTGACCGGCGCGGTCGGCTTCGAGCTGCTGAAGCTGCTGCTCAGCGGCTATTTGCAGGGCGTGGCCGGGAAGAGCATGTACGGCGCGTTCGGCGTGCCCGTCGCGCTGCTGCTGTGGATCAACTTCACCTCGAAACTGGTGCTGTTCTGCGCCTCCTGGACGGCGACGCAGAGCAAGGAGGAGGACGAAGTCCCGGGCGTCACGGGCGAGTCCGGCGGCGCACCAGATCCGGCAGCGGCCAACGGCGGTTGA
- a CDS encoding TetR/AcrR family transcriptional regulator, whose protein sequence is MSAKNDGPDDGATPTKSEQTRALILETAMRLFQERGYDKTTMRAIAKEAGVSVGNAYYYFEGKEHLIQGFYDRIAAEHQVAVREILDRESDLEARLAGVLRAWLDIAAPYHEFAVQFFKNAADPDSPLSPFSPESEHAREEAISVHREVLAGATKTKVAEELRDILPELMWLSQMGLVLYWIFDRTEGRERSYRLAERGARLTARGVALARFRVLRPLVREVHELFTDFLPGMTRAIPDPAARRTDSQSTGPGAA, encoded by the coding sequence GTGTCCGCGAAGAACGACGGCCCCGACGACGGCGCCACCCCGACCAAGTCCGAGCAGACCCGCGCCCTGATCCTGGAGACGGCCATGCGGCTGTTCCAGGAGCGCGGCTACGACAAGACGACGATGCGGGCCATCGCCAAGGAGGCCGGGGTCTCCGTCGGCAACGCGTACTACTACTTCGAGGGCAAGGAGCACCTGATCCAGGGCTTCTACGACCGGATCGCCGCCGAGCACCAGGTGGCGGTCCGGGAGATCCTGGACCGGGAGAGCGATCTGGAGGCCCGGCTCGCGGGTGTGCTGCGGGCGTGGCTGGACATCGCCGCGCCGTACCACGAGTTCGCGGTGCAGTTCTTCAAGAACGCCGCCGATCCGGACAGCCCGCTCAGCCCCTTCTCCCCGGAGTCGGAGCACGCGCGTGAGGAGGCCATCAGCGTCCACCGGGAGGTGCTGGCCGGGGCGACGAAGACCAAGGTGGCCGAGGAACTGCGGGACATCCTGCCCGAGTTGATGTGGCTGTCCCAGATGGGCCTCGTCCTGTACTGGATCTTCGACCGGACCGAGGGCCGGGAACGCAGCTACCGGCTCGCCGAGCGCGGGGCCCGGCTCACCGCGCGTGGAGTCGCACTGGCCCGCTTCCGGGTGCTGCGGCCGCTGGTGCGCGAGGTGCACGAACTGTTCACGGACTTCCTGCCGGGGATGACCCGGGCGATCCCGGACCCGGCCGCGCGCCGGACCGACTCCCAGAGCACCGGCCCTGGAGCGGCGTGA
- a CDS encoding thiol-disulfide oxidoreductase DCC family protein codes for MNATAPVRRLTVLYDAECSLCAFLRDWLLRQPKLVPLELVPAGSEEARGRFPGLDHGATLDEITVVGDAGQVYRGPAAWIVTLWALREHRPLAHRLSTPSGARLARGAVLAAAKWRGAQWNRGQGGRAPGGGAQWGQAQWGGRVYRRADGWAYHPDLGWTYTAPGCADGTCAPRRAPGR; via the coding sequence ATGAACGCCACCGCACCGGTCCGCCGGCTCACCGTCCTGTACGACGCCGAGTGCTCCCTGTGCGCGTTCCTGCGGGACTGGCTCCTGCGGCAACCGAAGCTGGTGCCGCTGGAGCTGGTCCCGGCCGGTTCCGAGGAGGCCCGGGGGCGGTTTCCCGGCCTCGACCACGGCGCCACCCTCGACGAGATCACCGTCGTCGGCGACGCCGGGCAGGTCTACCGGGGCCCCGCCGCCTGGATCGTCACCCTGTGGGCGCTGCGCGAGCACCGTCCGCTCGCCCACCGGCTCAGCACCCCGTCCGGCGCCCGGCTCGCGAGGGGCGCGGTGCTGGCCGCCGCCAAGTGGCGCGGCGCGCAGTGGAACCGGGGGCAGGGAGGCAGGGCGCCGGGAGGCGGGGCGCAGTGGGGCCAGGCTCAGTGGGGCGGCCGGGTGTACCGGCGGGCGGACGGGTGGGCGTACCACCCGGACCTCGGCTGGACCTACACCGCGCCGGGCTGCGCCGACGGCACCTGCGCCCCTCGCCGGGCGCCGGGGCGCTGA
- a CDS encoding decaprenyl-phosphate phosphoribosyltransferase gives MTETAILRQRGHEERPAAPRKGGLLAGLLRTARPKQWVKNVLVAAAPAAAGELFSRHALIQLALVFLLFTACAAAVYLVNDARDADADRVHPTKRHRPVAAGQVPVPLAYAVGGGLAVLAPAAALWVCSPAVAALLTAYLGMQLAYCVSLKHVLVVDLVVVTTGFLMRAMIGGLALGIPLSRWFLITTGFGALFMVSAKRYSEAVQMAGTAGATRALLTEYTTGYLRFVWQLAAGVAVLGYCLWAMEEGGVPHTSVLPWRQLSMVAFVLAILRYAVFADRGTAGEPEDVVLRDRALALIGLVWVAMYGLAVANW, from the coding sequence ATGACTGAGACGGCCATCCTGCGGCAGCGCGGCCACGAGGAGCGGCCCGCGGCACCCCGCAAGGGCGGTCTCCTGGCCGGCCTCCTCCGGACCGCGCGTCCCAAGCAGTGGGTGAAGAACGTCCTGGTGGCCGCCGCCCCGGCGGCCGCCGGCGAGCTCTTCTCCCGGCACGCCCTGATCCAACTCGCCCTCGTCTTCCTCCTCTTCACCGCCTGCGCCGCCGCCGTCTACCTCGTCAACGACGCCCGAGACGCCGACGCCGACCGCGTCCACCCCACCAAGCGGCACCGCCCGGTGGCCGCCGGGCAGGTCCCCGTGCCTCTCGCCTACGCCGTCGGCGGCGGCCTCGCCGTCCTCGCGCCCGCCGCCGCGCTCTGGGTCTGCTCCCCGGCCGTCGCCGCCCTGCTGACCGCCTACCTGGGCATGCAACTGGCCTACTGCGTCAGCCTCAAGCACGTCCTCGTCGTCGACCTCGTCGTCGTCACGACCGGCTTCCTGATGCGGGCGATGATCGGCGGGCTCGCCCTCGGCATCCCGCTGTCGCGCTGGTTCCTGATCACGACCGGCTTCGGCGCGCTGTTCATGGTGTCGGCCAAGCGCTACTCCGAAGCCGTGCAGATGGCCGGAACGGCGGGCGCCACACGCGCGTTGCTCACCGAGTACACCACCGGCTACCTCCGCTTCGTCTGGCAGCTCGCCGCCGGTGTCGCCGTCCTCGGCTACTGCCTGTGGGCCATGGAGGAGGGCGGCGTCCCGCACACCAGCGTGCTGCCCTGGCGGCAGCTGTCCATGGTCGCCTTCGTCCTCGCGATCCTCCGGTACGCCGTCTTCGCCGACCGCGGCACGGCAGGCGAACCCGAGGACGTCGTCCTGCGCGACCGGGCACTCGCCCTCATCGGCCTGGTATGGGTGGCGATGTACGGCCTGGCGGTGGCCAATTGGTGA
- a CDS encoding SCO4848 family membrane protein, giving the protein MKLSRPVSWFLLAFGVWSWVIWITFVKNLVKDSSGLAFDDGHPTAYFWVHLLLAVVSFVLGTAIGAIGLRGLRALRRTS; this is encoded by the coding sequence ATGAAGCTCAGCCGCCCCGTCTCCTGGTTCCTGCTCGCCTTCGGGGTGTGGAGCTGGGTCATCTGGATCACTTTCGTCAAAAACCTCGTCAAGGACAGCAGTGGGCTCGCCTTCGACGACGGTCATCCCACGGCGTACTTCTGGGTGCACCTGCTGCTCGCTGTCGTTTCCTTCGTATTGGGGACGGCCATCGGGGCCATCGGGTTGCGTGGTCTGCGCGCACTGCGCCGGACGTCATAA
- a CDS encoding GtrA family protein: protein MGGDVRPGGGQLVTTRAWSGPTAPCRRELLGFAAVGLLAYAVDLALFTCLRGPAGLGPLTAKALSFLAACSVAYAGNALGTYRNTRVRGLRPYAVFFLVNLAGAAVQLLCLAVSHYGLGLTSQRADTVSGAVIGMALATILRFWGTRTWVFRAEGRVGSWTG, encoded by the coding sequence ATGGGTGGCGATGTACGGCCTGGCGGTGGCCAATTGGTGACCACGCGCGCGTGGTCGGGCCCCACGGCCCCCTGCCGCCGTGAGCTCCTGGGTTTCGCCGCCGTCGGTCTCCTCGCCTACGCCGTCGACCTGGCCCTCTTCACATGCCTGCGCGGGCCCGCCGGACTCGGCCCGCTCACCGCGAAGGCCCTGTCCTTCCTGGCCGCCTGCTCGGTCGCCTATGCGGGCAACGCCCTCGGCACCTACCGGAACACGCGGGTCCGGGGCCTGCGCCCGTACGCCGTCTTCTTCCTGGTGAACCTCGCCGGGGCCGCCGTACAACTGCTGTGCCTGGCCGTCAGCCACTACGGCCTCGGACTCACCTCGCAGCGCGCGGACACCGTCTCCGGCGCGGTCATCGGCATGGCACTGGCCACGATTCTGCGGTTCTGGGGTACCCGTACATGGGTCTTCCGGGCGGAGGGCAGAGTCGGATCATGGACTGGCTGA
- a CDS encoding ABC transporter substrate-binding protein — protein sequence MRILAGLLVLAAAGVGAWQLVPSKKDGTTITVGTTDAVTSLDPAGAYDAGSWALFSNVFQSLLTFAPGGTAPVPDAARSCAFADGDLTTYRCELRSGLTFPSGRKMTGEDVKYSFDRIMKINSPVGPAPLLDTLRSVDADGLTVTFHLSSPDATFPFKVATGAGSIVDHTAYPADKLRTGSGVDGTGPYTLTSYTKDASAVLAPNSRYQGAVKGGAGRPVELRYYPTPAALDAAWQDKRVEVTTDQLPPAVLAGLNPSDPAQRVFESESSETRNLYFNTRAGKPLHDPKVRQAMAWLIDRERLAANVYDGTVDPLYSLIPAGLTGHTASFFDDYPRQDPKKARQLLTQAGVTLPVRFTYGYAKGRGAGAQEAAEIKRELEASGLFKVTLKGYEWTDFQKRWASGKLDAYAVGWVADFPDPDTFGAALVGTGSAMKTGYSSKTVDRLIQDSQRYADRGEADRDFQSVQQTVAQDVPVLPLWQAKEYVVTTEDIGGGQYLSDGTGVFRLWSLTRL from the coding sequence ATGCGGATACTCGCGGGACTGCTCGTCCTGGCGGCAGCGGGGGTGGGCGCCTGGCAGCTCGTGCCGTCGAAGAAGGACGGCACGACCATCACGGTCGGCACGACGGACGCCGTCACGTCGCTCGACCCGGCCGGCGCCTACGACGCCGGTTCCTGGGCGCTGTTCAGCAACGTCTTCCAGTCGCTGCTCACCTTCGCCCCGGGCGGCACCGCACCCGTACCCGACGCGGCCAGGAGCTGCGCGTTCGCCGACGGCGACCTGACCACGTACCGCTGCGAACTGCGCTCCGGCCTCACCTTCCCGAGCGGCCGGAAGATGACCGGCGAGGACGTGAAGTACTCCTTCGACCGGATCATGAAGATCAACTCCCCGGTCGGCCCGGCCCCCCTGCTCGACACCCTCCGTTCCGTGGACGCCGACGGGCTGACCGTCACCTTCCACCTGTCCTCGCCCGACGCCACGTTCCCGTTCAAGGTGGCGACCGGCGCGGGCTCGATCGTCGACCACACCGCGTACCCGGCCGACAAGCTGCGCACCGGCAGCGGTGTCGACGGCACCGGCCCGTACACCCTGACCTCCTACACGAAGGACGCCTCGGCGGTCCTCGCGCCCAACAGCCGCTACCAGGGTGCCGTCAAGGGCGGCGCGGGCCGGCCCGTCGAACTGCGCTACTACCCCACCCCCGCCGCCCTGGACGCCGCGTGGCAGGACAAGCGCGTCGAGGTCACGACCGACCAGCTGCCGCCCGCGGTCCTCGCCGGCCTGAACCCGAGCGATCCCGCGCAGCGCGTCTTCGAGTCGGAGAGCTCCGAGACCCGCAACCTGTACTTCAACACCCGTGCGGGCAAGCCCCTGCACGACCCGAAGGTCCGGCAGGCCATGGCCTGGCTCATCGACCGCGAGCGGCTGGCCGCCAACGTCTACGACGGCACCGTCGACCCGCTGTACTCCCTGATCCCGGCGGGCCTCACCGGGCACACCGCCTCATTCTTCGACGACTACCCGCGCCAGGACCCGAAGAAGGCACGGCAGCTGCTCACCCAGGCCGGCGTGACCCTGCCGGTCCGCTTCACCTACGGCTACGCCAAGGGCCGTGGCGCCGGTGCGCAGGAGGCCGCCGAGATCAAGCGGGAGCTGGAGGCGAGCGGCCTGTTCAAGGTCACCCTCAAGGGCTACGAGTGGACCGACTTCCAGAAGCGCTGGGCGAGCGGCAAGCTCGACGCGTACGCCGTCGGCTGGGTCGCCGACTTCCCCGACCCGGACACCTTCGGAGCCGCGCTCGTCGGTACCGGCAGCGCCATGAAGACCGGCTACAGCAGCAAGACCGTCGACCGGCTCATCCAGGACAGCCAGCGCTACGCCGACCGCGGCGAGGCCGACCGGGACTTCCAGTCGGTGCAGCAGACCGTCGCCCAGGACGTGCCGGTGCTGCCGCTGTGGCAGGCGAAGGAGTACGTCGTCACCACCGAGGACATCGGCGGCGGCCAGTACCTGTCGGACGGCACGGGCGTGTTCCGCCTCTGGAGCCTCACGCGGCTCTAG
- a CDS encoding metallophosphoesterase, which translates to MAIVFVLVATLVLAVIVTANWYVWRRLFRDTTRGPGLTRRAGAALIAGGWLLAITALVAERTGVPFWLQQVLAWPGFLWLALSIYLLLAVVAGEFVRPLLRWFLARRARTKAAGPEHGPVVTATGPGTDRGTGVPGGVTASATAAGSPGEGVAGARGGATASATATVPQADGAGMPGGTTASATTAAGERAESDAGVRSGVTASPEAGPRPDVAGVPGGVTASTTAAVPQAERAGAPGAGASGGAVTASATAPHPQDDPAPATPDTTVSTPTGPSRRLFVSRVVAGAAAAAAVGTVGYGTYGVLRGPKVKRVTVPLAKLPRAAHGYRIAVVSDVHLGPVLGRGFAQKVVDTINATQPDLIAVVGDLVDGSVKDLGPAAAPLAQLKARHGSYFVTGNHEYFSGAEQWVEEVRRLGLTPLENARREMPYFDLAGVNDVAGEDEGQGPDYARALGDRDTARACVLLAHQPVQIHDAVEHGVDLQLSGHTHGGQLWPGNLIAAAANPTVAGLERYGDTQLYVSRGAGAWGPPTRVGAPSDITLIELASRQA; encoded by the coding sequence GTGGCCATCGTCTTCGTACTCGTCGCAACCCTCGTCCTGGCCGTCATCGTGACGGCCAACTGGTACGTGTGGCGACGCCTCTTCCGCGACACGACCCGCGGCCCGGGCCTCACCCGCCGCGCGGGCGCGGCCCTGATCGCCGGCGGCTGGCTCCTCGCGATCACGGCCCTGGTCGCCGAACGCACCGGCGTCCCCTTCTGGCTCCAGCAGGTCCTCGCCTGGCCGGGCTTCCTGTGGCTGGCCCTGTCGATATACCTGCTGCTGGCGGTCGTGGCGGGAGAGTTCGTACGGCCGCTGCTGCGGTGGTTCCTGGCGCGGCGGGCGAGGACGAAGGCGGCGGGCCCGGAGCACGGGCCGGTGGTGACGGCGACTGGTCCGGGGACGGACCGCGGCACCGGCGTGCCTGGCGGAGTGACGGCTTCCGCGACAGCCGCCGGTTCACCGGGGGAGGGCGTCGCTGGTGCGCGCGGCGGAGCGACGGCCTCGGCGACTGCGACCGTGCCGCAGGCGGACGGTGCCGGGATGCCCGGCGGGACGACTGCTTCGGCGACGACGGCGGCTGGGGAGCGGGCGGAGAGCGACGCCGGCGTGCGAAGCGGAGTGACGGCCTCGCCGGAGGCCGGGCCACGGCCGGACGTTGCCGGTGTGCCTGGCGGAGTGACGGCTTCGACGACGGCGGCCGTGCCGCAGGCCGAACGCGCCGGGGCGCCCGGCGCCGGTGCGTCCGGCGGTGCGGTTACCGCTTCCGCCACCGCCCCGCACCCCCAGGACGACCCCGCCCCCGCCACCCCCGACACCACCGTCTCCACCCCCACCGGCCCGTCCCGCCGTCTCTTCGTCTCCCGGGTCGTCGCCGGGGCCGCCGCGGCCGCCGCTGTCGGGACCGTGGGGTACGGGACGTACGGCGTGCTGCGTGGGCCCAAGGTGAAGCGGGTCACCGTGCCGCTGGCCAAACTGCCGCGCGCCGCGCACGGGTACCGGATCGCCGTGGTCAGCGACGTACACCTCGGCCCGGTCCTGGGCCGCGGCTTCGCACAGAAGGTCGTCGACACGATCAACGCGACCCAGCCCGACCTGATCGCGGTCGTCGGCGACCTGGTCGACGGCAGCGTGAAGGACCTTGGCCCCGCGGCGGCCCCGCTGGCCCAGCTGAAGGCCCGTCACGGGTCCTACTTCGTCACCGGGAACCACGAGTACTTCTCCGGCGCCGAGCAGTGGGTCGAGGAGGTCCGCCGCCTCGGCCTCACCCCCCTGGAGAACGCCCGCAGGGAGATGCCGTACTTCGACCTGGCCGGGGTCAACGACGTCGCAGGCGAGGACGAGGGCCAGGGCCCCGACTACGCCAGGGCCCTCGGCGACCGGGACACGGCACGCGCGTGCGTGCTGCTCGCCCACCAGCCCGTGCAGATCCACGACGCCGTCGAGCACGGCGTCGACCTCCAGCTCTCCGGCCACACCCACGGCGGCCAGCTCTGGCCCGGCAACCTCATCGCGGCCGCCGCGAACCCGACCGTCGCGGGCCTGGAGCGCTACGGCGACACCCAGCTCTACGTCTCACGCGGCGCGGGCGCCTGGGGCCCGCCCACCCGGGTGGGGGCACCGTCGGACATCACCCTGATCGAGCTGGCGTCGCGACAGGCCTGA
- a CDS encoding Uma2 family endonuclease, with product MSAASVEQPFHQEEPVTLTTIADEIMERHPGYRVEIIAGHLLVTPSSDAPHARALTKLMRPFIAAGLDDGETEVLQNVGLWLPTGAEDYAIPDLVVVDADIDDHFVENNAYDPACFRLVLEVTSGNWKDDLKTKVAAYADAKVPVYVIVDRKHQRLHVLTDPAGNGYENHRPHAPGEIVTLPDSIGAKVTLDVAEILKAGQAKKVA from the coding sequence ATGTCCGCAGCTTCCGTCGAGCAGCCCTTCCACCAAGAAGAGCCGGTCACCCTGACGACCATCGCCGACGAGATCATGGAGCGCCATCCGGGCTACCGCGTCGAGATCATCGCAGGCCATCTCCTCGTGACCCCGTCCTCGGATGCTCCCCACGCCCGTGCACTGACCAAGCTCATGCGCCCGTTCATCGCGGCAGGACTGGACGACGGCGAAACCGAGGTCCTTCAGAACGTCGGGCTCTGGCTGCCCACCGGCGCCGAGGACTACGCCATCCCGGACCTCGTGGTGGTGGACGCCGACATCGACGACCACTTCGTCGAGAACAACGCGTACGACCCGGCCTGTTTCCGTCTCGTCCTGGAGGTCACCTCCGGGAACTGGAAGGACGACCTCAAGACCAAGGTCGCCGCCTACGCCGACGCCAAGGTGCCCGTCTACGTCATCGTCGACCGCAAGCACCAGCGCCTTCACGTCCTCACCGACCCGGCCGGGAATGGGTACGAGAACCACCGTCCTCACGCCCCTGGCGAGATCGTCACCCTCCCCGACTCCATCGGCGCCAAGGTCACCTTGGACGTTGCTGAAATCCTGAAGGCAGGCCAAGCGAAAAAGGTCGCGTGA